The following proteins are encoded in a genomic region of Macrobrachium rosenbergii isolate ZJJX-2024 chromosome 31, ASM4041242v1, whole genome shotgun sequence:
- the LOC136855195 gene encoding KRAB-A domain-containing protein 2-like, with product MDSEARREQHFVEELKKWHSKNKRVLITRDEYFETVNELITSQETKVKNPRQYYLIKKYDLLNCGDTQKLIRKRKDEKSEPVYFVFIEETFSILKRAHILTGHGGRDKMIKNLSEKYANITQESINLFKAGCIECQKKKRRPTTKGTVVRPILTKEFGTRGQVDLIDMQSIKGRFSWIMVYQDHLTKFIVLRRLTSKRAAEVAYQLLDIFLLFGAPQILQSDNGSEFTAQVIEELKVMWPQLLWSMESPGTLKARGQ from the coding sequence ATGGATTCTGAAGCCAGAAGGGAGCAACATTTTGTGGAAGAACTAAAAAAGTGGCATagcaaaaacaaaagagtgctaattacacgtgatgaatattttgaaacagtaaatgaattaattaccagCCAAGAGACGAAAGTCAAAAACCCGCGCCAGtactatctaataaaaaaatatgacctgTTGAACTGTGGTGACACtcaaaaactgataagaaaacgcaaagatgaaaaatctgaaccagtatactttgtattCATTGAGGAGACATTTAGTATTCTGAAAAGGGCACACATTTTGACAGGACATGGTGGCcgagacaaaatgataaaaaatctgtCAGAAAAGTATGCAAACATCACACAAGAGTCCATTAATCTGTTCAAGGCTGGATGCATTGAGTGTCAGAAGAAAAAGAGACGACCTACCACTAAAGGGACAGTTGTACGACCAATCCTTACCAAAGAATTCGGAACACGAGGCCAAGTTGATCTCATTGATATGCAATCAATAAAGGGGCGATTTTCATGGATTATGGTGTACCAAGACCATTTGACAAAATTCATTGTTCTTCGACGCCTTACATCAAAGCGTGCAGCAGAGGTAGCCTATCAACTTTTGGACATTTTTCTGTTGTTCGGTGCTCCTCAAATTTTGCAAAGTGACAATGGGTCAGAATTTACTGCTCAAGTCATCGAAGAATTGAAAGTGATGTGGCCTCAATTATTATGGTCCATGGAAAGCCCAGGCACCCTCAAAGCCAGGGGTCAGTAG